Proteins encoded together in one Amblyraja radiata isolate CabotCenter1 chromosome 11, sAmbRad1.1.pri, whole genome shotgun sequence window:
- the hrh2 gene encoding histamine H2 receptor — MENGQNITSECESRSVLSTVLVGLVMGMITLITIFGNVLVCLVVGLNRKLQSHTNSLIVSLAATDLLLGLLVMPFSTTLQLLNSEWPFGPTFCNIYTSMDVMLSTASILNLFAISLERYLAVTAPLRYNIVITPNRVIVSLVFIWCISIMFSFLPINLGWNSKDALTQSLNETNQCHLEMNTSYAIVDAFITFYIPLAIMCLTYYKIFKIAREQAKRISSATRSTLPGLKEHKATVTLATVMGVFIICWFPYFTVFLHAGISGIQSDKTVFAVVLWLGYVNSALNPIVYAALNRDFRMAYQKLLFCRKRNACNRGSLINYQAGRSRNEQCHQLVRILDDNEPSSDNTINKDTCLCTEDSERSLDEI, encoded by the coding sequence ATGGAGAATGGTCAGAACATCACCAGTGAATGTGAAAGCAGGTCTGTGCTCTCCACAGTCCTGGTTGGGCTGGTGATGGGCATGATTACACTAATAACCATCTTCGGCAATGTGTTGGTGTGCTTAGTGGTGGGGTTGAACCGTAAACTCCAGAGCCACACTAACTCTTTAATTGTGTCCCTGGCAGCAACTGACTTACTGCTGGGTTTATTGGTCATGCCTTTCTCGACAACCTTGCAACTTCTTAATTCAGAGTGGCCTTTTGGGCCCACTTTCTGTAATATCTACACCAGCATGGACGTCATGTTGTCCACGGCTTCCATCCTCAATCTGTTTGCGATCAGCCTCGAGCGTTACCTCGCAGTCACTGCCCCTCTGAGGTACAACATAGTCATTACTCCAAATAGGGTAATCGTCTCACTCGTCTTCATTTGGTGCATCTCCATCATGTTTTCCTTTTTGCCCATCAACCTGGGATGGAATAGCAAAGACGCGTTAACGCAAAGCTTGAATGAGACCAATCAGTGCCACTTGGAGATGAACACATCGTATGCCATTGTGGATGCTTTCATCACCTTTTATATCCCCTTAGCCATCATGTGCCTAACGTAttacaaaatattcaaaattgCAAGAGAGCAAGCAAAAAGAATCAGCTCTGCCACCAGAAGTACATTGCCAGGTTTGAAGGAGCATAAAGCAACGGTAACTCTAGCAACCGTGATGGGAGTCTTCATTATTTGCTGGTTCCCTTATTTTACAGTGTTTCTCCATGCAGGGATTTCAGGGATTCAATCCGACAAGACCGTCTTTGCTGTGGTGCTATGGTTGGGTTATGTCAACTCGGCTCTGAACCCTATAGTTTATGCGGCCCTCAATCGGGATTTCCGCATGGCATACCAGAAGCTACTGTTCTGCAGGAAGAGGAATGCATGCAACAGGGGCTCACTCATCAACTATCAGGCCGGTCGATCCAGGAATGAGCAGTGTCACCAGCTGGTCCGAATCTTGGATGATAATGAGCCAAGTTCAGACAATACTATCAACAAAGATACTTGTCTCTGCACTGAAGACTCTGAAAG